The genome window AGCCCGCTGCGCAGGGATTCCAGCTCCCGCTCCTTCTGGCGGATCTGCTCCAGGAGGTCGGCCGGCGGCACGCGCTGCTCCACTACGCTCATGATGATTCTCCCCTACCGGGTTGGCACCCCAAGTTCACCCACGATACGCTCCGCCACGGTGTACGGCGAGTCGGTCCCCGCTTCCAGGGCGGCGAGGGAGGCGCGGAGGATCTCGTCCCCGTTCCCCCGCTCCCACACCAGACGCTGCAACCGCCGCTCCACCACGGCGCGCACCCGCTCGGCAAGGCGGTGCTGGCGCCGGCGAGACAGCTCGCCGGACTCGTTCAGATACACCTGATGGCGGTCGAGCGTTCGCTGCAGCTCTTCAAGTCCCTCGCCGCTCTGCGCGACGGTGCGGATGACGGGGATCGCCCATCCGCCCTCATCGCGCGCGTGGGCGCGCAATCCCTCGCGGGCATGCTTCTGCACCGTCTTCAGCGAGACGCCGTGGTGCCCCGCCGAGGCCGGCATGTCGCCCAGCCGCATGTGGAGCATCACCTCGATCTCCTGCGCCAGTTTGTCCGCTCCCGGCCGGTCAGCCTTGTTGATGACGAAGACGTCCGCGATCTCCATCAGCCCCGCCTTCATGGCCTGGATGGAGTCGCCGCTCTCCGGCACCAGCACGACGACGCTGGTGTCGGCCGTCCCCGCGATGTCCAGCTCCGTCTGCCCCACCCCCACCGTCTCCAGGATGACGCGCACGAAGC of Longimicrobium sp. contains these proteins:
- the meaB gene encoding methylmalonyl Co-A mutase-associated GTPase MeaB, with protein sequence MTETIKASPHQELLERFRAGQRVALARAISLVEDTRPGFERLLHELHADLGRAQRIGITGPPGAGKSTLTSKLAMMYREREERVGIVAVDPSSPFTGGALLGDRIRMNNISTDPGVFIRSMATRGALGGLATTSKEVADLLDAFGFVRVILETVGVGQTELDIAGTADTSVVVLVPESGDSIQAMKAGLMEIADVFVINKADRPGADKLAQEIEVMLHMRLGDMPASAGHHGVSLKTVQKHAREGLRAHARDEGGWAIPVIRTVAQSGEGLEELQRTLDRHQVYLNESGELSRRRQHRLAERVRAVVERRLQRLVWERGNGDEILRASLAALEAGTDSPYTVAERIVGELGVPTR